A stretch of Primulina tabacum isolate GXHZ01 chromosome 13, ASM2559414v2, whole genome shotgun sequence DNA encodes these proteins:
- the LOC142521878 gene encoding uncharacterized protein LOC142521878, with the protein MRFGRKEKLAPRYIGAYGIVERIGTLAYRLDLPQSLSAIHDVFHVSILRKYEPDPSHVLSTEDVELDSSLSYVEQPVQIFESQREATQEQEDYLVLVQWSRHGIEETTWELEARMRQEWPHLFENMMNNSMYSDFPMYYQW; encoded by the coding sequence ATGAGATTTGGACGCAAAGAGAAGTTagctccacgttatattggtgCGTATGGgattgttgagaggattggcactTTGGCTTATCGTTTGGACTTGCCGCAGAGTTTGTCTGCGatacatgatgtgtttcatgtatcgatACTGCGGAAGTACGAGCCAGATCCATCTCATGTTTTGAGTACCGAGGATGTGGAGTTAGATAGTTCCCTAAGTTATGTTGAGCAGCCGGTTCAAATTTTTGAATCGCAAAGAGAAGCAACTCAGGAACAAGAAGATTACTTGGTTTTGGTGCAGTGGAGTAGACATGGGATAGAAGAAACTACATGGGAGTTAGAGGCTCGAATGCGTCAAGAGTGGCCTCACttgtttgaaaatatgatgaatAACTCCATGTACTCAGATTTTCCTATGTATTATCAGTGGTAA